The Flavobacterium johnsoniae UW101 genomic interval CGAATCTCCAGACGGATTAGGCGCTAAAAATACTGCCGAAACAACAAAATCTGCTTTGCCGGAAGGCGCAGAATACGGTCCGCAGAATATCATCACTTTTCATGATTACGACAAAGGAATGGAGTTTGCCAAAAAAGCTGGAAAACCTGTTTTGTTAGATTTTACCGGATATGCCTGCGTAAACTGTCGAAAAATGGAAGAATTAGTCTGGTCAGACGCTAAAGTTTTAGGTGTTTTAAATAATGATGTGGTTTTGATTTCGCTTTATGTTGACGATAAAAAAGAACTGCCAGAAAGTGAACAATATGTTTCTGAAACAACCGGAAAAAAAATCAAAACCATCGGGAACAAATGGAGCGATTTACAGATTAAAACCTATAAAGCAAATGCACAGCCGTTTTATGTAATTGTAGATCACGCTAGTAATTCTTTAACAGAAACCTCAGCGTATAATCCTGATATCGAAGAATATTACAAATGGCTTCAAAGCGGTATTAAAAACTTTAAAAAGTAAAAATACTTTTAAGATGATAAATGAAATGGATACTATTTTGAATACAAAACCAAGCGAACTCGAAAACTATTTTTCTGAATTTAGAGAAAATACAATTGGAGTCAATCACAGTTTCGAGTCGATTTACGGCCCGCAGAATATTCTGTATGCAGACTGGATTGCCAGTGGAAGATTATATTTCCCGATTGAAGATATTATGCTTCGAAAAATTGGTCCAATGATCGCCAATACGCACTCTTTTTCCAGCCAGACCGGAAAAGCTTCGACTTATGCCTATCAGCACGCAAGAGAGTTGATAAAAAAGCATGTAAACGCAAATGAATCCGATTGTCTTGTAGCAACAGGAACCGGAATGACGGCTGCTTTAAATAAATTGCAGCGTATTATGGGACTGCGTTCTCAGGACAATATTTTCAATGTAAAAATCAATTTTGATAATGAAAGGCCGGTAGTTTTTATCACACACATGGAGCATCATTCCAATCAGGTTCCGTGGTACGAAACCATTGCCGATGTTGTGGTTTTACCCTGCGGAAAAGACAATTTAGTCGATCCGGAGATATTGGCCGAAGAAATCAAAAAATACGAAAACAGAACGCTTAAAATTGGCTCATTTACCGCTTGTTCAAACGTTACGGGAATTATTACGCCGTATCATGAATTAGCCAAAATAATGCATCAAAACGGCGGTTATTGTTTTGTAGATTTTGCAGCGTCGGCGCCGTATGTTTCAATTGATATGCATCCGGAAGATCCCGAAGAACAATTGGATGCTATTTTCTTTTCGCCCCATAAATTTCTGGGCGGCCCCGGAACGTGCGGCATTTTAATTTTCAATGAAAAATTATACCAATCCAGTTTTCCGGATAATCCGGGCGGAGGAAATGTAAAATGCACCAATCCGTGGGGCGGATACCATTACAGCGATGCTATTGAAGTAAAAGAAGATGGCGGAACACCGGGATTTCTGCAGGTTATGCGAACTGCTTTGTGTCTGGAACTGAAAAATAAAATGAACGTTCAAAACATGAAAAACAGAGAAAAAGAACTGCTTGATCTTTGTTTTCTTGAATTGCAGAAAATAAAAGGTTTAACCATTCTGGGAGATTTAAAAACAGAAAGAATTGGCTGCGTTTCGTTTACGATCGAGAATATTCATTACAATTTAATCGTACGATTATTGAATGACCGTTTTGGAATTCAGGTTAGGGGCGGGTGGTCTTGTGCCAGTACATACGCTCATTTTTTATTGAATATTGATGAAGAAAAATCAACCGAAATCACAAACGGAATCCTTCAGAAAAATTTAACCGAAAAACCGGGCTGGGTAAGAGTTTCACTTCATCCAACCATGAAAAATGATGAACTTTTATTTATTTGTAAAGCCGTTGAACAAATCGTTTTAAATATTCAGGATTGGCAGAAAGCGTATCAATATAATCCTGTAACCAACGAATTTGATAATCTTTTGGTAAAAGAAACCATTGAAGACGATGTCAAAAGTTGGTTTTCTTTGGCTTAGATTTTTGTGTATAAGAAAGGCTGTTCCGCTTTTGGAACAGCCTCTTTTTTAATTTTTTTGGCTGGAGGATTTTTTTATCTGTATAAACCCCGGCGGAGCGCCATATCTTATATTAGAAAATAGGTCACTCCGCTGGAGCTTTATATTGTAAATGAATATTGCTATAAATATTAAGCTTCTCTGAAGCTTTAAAAAAACTAAAATCACGCCAAATCAAGATCGTAACGTTCATCTTTAAACGTTTTCCCCCATTGGTTTACTTCTGTAGATTCTGTGAGTTTAAAACCAGCTATTTTATACATTTCAAGCGCTTTGTCCTGCATGTTTGTTGTAAGCAGAAACACATTTTTAAACTTCTTTTCACGGCAAAAATCTACCGCATCAGTCAATAGTTTTTTACCAATTCCCAAACCTCTAAATGACGGATCAAGCAGAAACCATCGCAGCTGTGCTTCGTCTTTTGATTGATGCTGAATAGCAATACAACCCACAATTTTGTTATTATATTCTGCTATCCAGATACGGTCATAATCTGGAGAATAATTTTCTAAGAAATCATAGAAAGTCTTAACGACATATTTTTCAAATTCATTAGAAAAATTCGATTCATTGCTGTAAATAATCCCATGCAGATAAATAATATAACCAAAATCGCCCGGTTTAATTTCATGACGATACATAATATCACTTCGAAGCGGTTTACTTTCAGAGAGCAGGTTTTTTATAGTATGCATCGAATTGACAAGATTCTCTTTCTCGAAGAAATTCAGATTTTCAATTTTATTTTCAATCTGCTCATTTACTTTAGCATTCAACGAACTTAGCAATTGTTTTCCTAAACTGCTGAGTTCAATATTAAAAGCACGCTTATCATCTGGTGAAGACGCTTTTTTGATAAGATTGTCTTTTAAAAAACGTTTCAAAATTCGGCTTACATATCCTTTGTCGAGATTGAGGATTTCGGTTATATTTTGAGCGGTAATAGTTTTGTTCTCGCTGATTTCGTAAAGAATTCGAACTTCAGTTATCGAGTAATCACTTTCCAGATAATGCTGGCTTAATAAATCTAAATGAGAAGTATAAAAACGGTTAAAACTTCTAATTTTTGAAGTTGTAGTAGTCATAATTTAAAATATTGCATTATAGAAATGCAAATATATAAAATTAGTTGCTTTTGTCAACTATATTAAAATTGTTTTTGCGAAAGTAATTTTTAAAACACATAGAAACTTAGTATTTGTATGCTTTAAAAAGGTTTTTGAACTCTATTTTCCTTTCAGCAAATTAATGCTTACTGTAGCGGTATCGGCATTTGGGAATCGCTTAAAAACAGATTTATCCGGAAATAATCCTGCTTCTGCTGCAATGGCATTAAAAACATCAATTTCAACAATATACTGATCAGAAAAACCATGAGTGGCATCATAAGCCGTTGCAGGAGTTCCGCCTATATTCTCGGCTGTAAGTTTAGGATTTATGGTGTGAAGCTCAATTAAAAGCAATCCAAATTTATGCACATACGGAGACCATTTTTGTAAATGTTCCAGCAGATTATCTTCAACGAGATTATTACTGATTCTTTTTCCTCTGTAAGCAAACGCACCTGTAGATTTACTGACTCTGTTTTTATTAACATGAATTGGATTCTGCCAGATTCGGTTATGGTCTAAAAAAGTCCTTACATTCAAGAGGTCTTTCAAATCAATATTATAGTTTTCTTTGAGATCATTAGCCAATATGTCCGGACGTCCAATATCGCCCCAAATAACTTTTGCCCAAATATCAGCTTTTATTAAATTGGCTCTGGTAACTTTTAAAGCGGTTTGATTATAATCGGCGCCAACAAGAAATATAGGATATTCATCTAAATATTTTCCCCGCAGGGTCTGTCTGTCGATCACTTCAAAAATATGCTGCAGAAAAGCGCCGTTACCGCAGCCCATATCCAGGATTCCTTTTGGCTGTTCTTCAATTGGAAGATTAAAAAGCTTGATCAGAATTTCGTCTACGACTTTAAAATAAGTGTCATGAGCGCCTCCGCTTCCCCAAACATTCATTTCACGATCTACATGAAGTTCGTTTTCACCTTCGGCGGTTCTTAACACATCCGGATTGCCAAAAATTAATTCTTCAATTTTGGCGAATGTCGGTAAATACGAAACCGTAACGCCGTAAGCGCTGGCTCTTTTGGCAAAAAACAAACCGGCTTCGGTAAACTGATAATTGCCGTTTTTTTCGATAAACCAGCCTAAATGAACAAAAAAGTCTAATATTTTTTTGAAGTTTTCCGGCGATTTATGAAACTCTTCAGGTCTGAAAGAAGTTTCCATAAAATATTTATGAAACATGCCGTTCATTGCCAGACGAACTATTGTAGGTCCAATTAAATAACCTTCGATATGTTTTAAAATCTGTTCCTGAATGCTGTTTTTCAACGGATCAGCTGACGGTTCAATTCCGTATCTCGTTTTATATTTTTCAAAAATAAGATTGAGTTTCTCAAACGGAATATCTTCAAACAAACGAGGATGAAACTGAATCGATAACTGAAGTAAAGCCACAACATCTTCATAAAGATGAAACAATGAAAAAGCGATTTCGGTTTTTTCGTTTACCGAAATCGTAATTTCCTGTGTTTGATTATCAACTTCATAATCCAGAAAACCCTGAGACGCCAAAACTCTTAAACCCACATTCAGATATCCTTCATTGGCATTAAAAGCAGCAGTAAGCTCAGATAAAGTGAGTTTTTCTTTATTTAAGATAAATTCTAAAACAGATTTATTTTTAAATGCAATTGCCACAGGAGCAGTTACAAGGCCATCAAGATGCCTAAAAATAGAACTTAAAAATTTTGATTTATCAGCCATAGTACAAAAATGAAGGTTAGTTTAAAAATAGTGAATTTTTTCTTACCTAACGCAAGTCAGTTTTGTTTAGTCTGGAATAAAAATGCTCATTTGTATTTAAACAAAAACAGTCAAATCTGACTGGATATATACATTCCCATTTTTTAGCTTTCTTACTCTTATGTTTGTAAAAAAATAAAGAAATGGAAATGAATGAAGAATTAGAGAAATTTAAAAACTTAGCTGTTCAATATTTAAATACTTTAAAACCTATTTCGGTAGAAAAAAACAGGTATGAAGTAAAAATTGAATTGACAAGTTATACTGAATTGAGCTGTATGATTACACAAATTTTGAAATCATGTATTTTGACATTAGAACAAAATGCAAATAAAGACACAGATATTGCCTTAATGCTCGAAATGGCGCTTCAGTTACTTCCTGTAGATGAATTTGAATTACTGGACAGAATCAATGAATTGCAATAATTATTGAGCTTTATATGCAGCAGTAAGTTTATCCAAAAACTCAAAAAGTTTTGCATTCATTTCGCTGTAATCATAAGCCAGAATCGTTTCAGGATTTTGAACAAATTTGTGTTTTTTGCTTGCAGCGACTAAATCATCTTCACTTTCAATTAAAAGAGATACGACTTCTGTGGTTAATTCCATATGACATTGAAAACCATAAACCAGATTAGAATAGGAAACAATCTGAACAGGACAGCCTTCGCTAAAAGCCAAAACTTTACTTTCTGGTGTCAGCCCTGGGATATCATTGTGCCAATGTCCAACGTTTAACGGTGTGCCGAAATGGTTTATTTTTTCATCTTCGGTACCCAGTTTTGTCAACGTAATAGGAAAAACACCAATTTCTTTTTCGGGACTCTGCTTGACTTTTGCTCCAAATGCTTCGCCAATTAACTGCGATCCTAAACATACACCAACAACAGCTTTTCCTGCAGAAATACATTTTTGAATCAAATTTATTTCGGCAGCAGCATTAAAATGCGGACATTCCTCCAAAGTCGTATTCGGACTTTGAGGCCCGCCCATGACAATTAGCAAATCGATAAATCTGCTGAATCGGGCAGGGGTTCGTTTTCATAAACTTTAGAAAAAGAAATTTGATAATTTCTTTCTTTTGCCCAGTTTAAATACGCTCCCGGAGCTTCAAATATTTCGTGTTGTATAAAATGTATGTTCATCAAATTTAAAATTTAGAGCAAATTTACCTTCATTATAAAAAATCCCCATAGTCCACTTTTAATTATAAAAGATAGTCCAGAAGTCCAAACTGAAAACTACGACTAAAAACTCACTTATTCATCGCGATATACTCCGAAGGCGTCATCGTAAAATGCTTTTGGAAATTACGTCCGAAACTCGTCTGCGATTTATAACCCACCATTTCGGCGATTTCATACATTTTGTAATTCTCGTTTAAAAGTAATTCAGCAGCACGTTTTAAACGTACGATATTAATCAGCTCATTTGGACTCAGATTCGAAATGTCTTTAATTTTTCGGTATAAAGTTGAACGGCTCATATTCATGATTTCAGCCAGAGATTCTACACTTAAATCAGAATCGGTGATGTTTTTCAGAATTTCTTCGTCGAGTTTTTTCAGGAATTTTTCATCCGTTTTGTTGTGTGCAATACTTTTAATGTGCGAAAGCGGAGAACTCGCATAATAATTCATAATCTGCTTTCTGTTTTCAATCAAATTATTTACCTGAACTTTTAAATAGTCCATTGAAAAAGGTTTTGCGATATACGCATCGGCACCCACTTCAAGACCGTCAATTTGCGATTTCAGCGAGTTTTTAGCAGTAAGCAAAATCACCGGAATATGACTTGTTTCGAGATTTGTTTTAATCTCTTTACACAATGTAATTCCGTCCATAACCGGCATCGAAACATCGCTTATAACCAATTGAATATTTTCGTTATGAATTATTTTTAAGGCATTTTCGCCATTATCCGCTTTTAAAATGGTGTAAAACGGCGCTAATTCAGTCGTAATAAAATTCAATAAATCTTCATTGTCTTCGACTACTAAAAGCTGTGTTTTTTCGTGTTTGTTTTCGATTTCTACAGTTTCAGATTCCGTTTCGACTTCTTCTTTTTCAGGTTCATTATAAAACATAAATTCTTCTTCCTGACGAAGCGGCACCACAAGCTCAAAAATATTAACCTTCGAGTCCGGAATCACCTGTAGGTTTCCGTTGTGCAGCTGTGTTAAGGAATGCGCCAGTGAAAGCCCAATTCCTGTTCCCGAAGTCGTATCCATATTATCAACCCTGAAAAACGGTTCAAAAATTTTATCTTTTAAATGAAAAGGAATCAGATTTCCGTCATTTTTTACAATTAAAGTCAGTTTCTTTTCATCTCTAAAAAGCGTAATCGAAGCTTTATGTGTAGAATATTTAATAGCATTGCTCATCAAATTACTCAGAATTTTTTTGAAAGCTTCTTTATCTACAAAAGCAAAAATGTCTTTTTCGCCCAGTTCGAGTTCAAATTCAATTTCACGTTCTTCAATCAACTGGCTGAATCTCAAATGTAAATTCCGAACCATCGACGAAATATTGGCTTCTACAAAAGTGAGTTTTAAACCGCCAATTTCAGATTTTCTAAAATCCAGTAATTCGTTTACCAGTTTTAATAAACGAGACGTGTTTTTCTTCATTATAGAAAGATTCTGAGGTACTTCAGGAGATTTGTGTTCCATAACCAAAAGTTTTTCCAAAGGCCCTTTTATCAACGTCAAAGGTGTTCTGATTTCGTGCGCCACATTGGTAAAAAAGTCAATTTTGGCCTGATAGATTTCTTTTTCTTTTTCGTCGTTTAGATGTTTTATTTTTCGGTTGTTTTTAATCTGCGTTAAATTCTGCGAATAACGAATGATGTAATAAAACGAACCGCATATTAGCAGAAAATAGAAAAAATAAGCATAAGAACTCGCCCAAAACGGAGGCAGAATTCTGATTTTCAGTTCTACTTCTTTGCTCCAGACACCAAAACTATTCAGCGATTTTACTTTAAAAACATAATCACCAGGCGCTAATTCTGTAAAGAAAACTTTATTGTTGCGTTCCAGATAAACCCAGTCGTTGTTAACGTTTTCCAGTTTATACCAATATTCTGTAAGTTCCGGCGCTGTGTAATTTAGAGAAGCAAATTCAAGATTAAATGACGACTGGCTGTTGTCTAATTCCAGTTCATCAATATGCGAAATAGATTGTTTAATTGGTGAATCATTTCCGTTGGCATCAATATCCTTATTATTAATCTGAAGATTGGTGATGAAAATCGAAGGCGTGTATTTGTTTTTGGTAAAATTCTTAGGGTTGAAACTGATCATTCCGTTTAAATTTCCAAAATACATATCGCCGTTTGCATCCTCAAAAGCCGATGCATAATTAAACTGATCGCTCAATAAACCATTTGCGGTTGTATAAATTTTGATGCTTTTATGATCCGGGCCAAATTTTACTAAACCTTTTGAAGTCGTAAGCCATAAATTTTTAGAATCGTCTTCTAGAATCGAATACACGACATTACTCGGGAATCCATTTTTGGTGGTGAATTTTTTAAACGTTCTTGTTTTTTTATCAAATAAATCCAATCCGTTTTCGGTAGCAAACCATAAATTTTTAGAACTGTCTTCAAAAATATAATTGATAGAATTATTGCTGATGCCGTTCGGATTTTTATAATCGTAAATAAAAACCTCTTTCTTTTTGGTTTTCGGATTGTAATAAAACAAACCATCGCGGTAACTTCCAGCCCAGAGATTTCCGTCGCTGTCTTCTTTATAAGTCGTATAATGTGTGGTTTCAGGAAATGTTTTTAGAGTATCAAAAGTATCTTTCTGCTCATTATACACATAAAGCCCCATTGTTGTAATTACAATTAATTCGTCTTTTTTGGTTACATAAAAAGAAAAAATAAAATTACTTCGCAATCCCGAACCCGGATTATTGGCGCTGTAATGTTTGATAACCGCGCCCGAATTTCGGTCTAAAACATCCAGACCATGCTCAAAAGTTCCCACCCAGATTTTGTCTTTTCTGGGCATTAAAGCATGAATATTATAATACGAAACACTGCTTTTACTTCCGTTTGGCAAATACGAAGTAAAGATTTGAGTTTTCGGATTAAATCGGTTTAAGCCTGCATCTTCGGTTCCAATCCACAAATCGCCTTTATCATCTTTATGAATTTCTCTAACGGCGCTTCCGCTGATAGAATTCTGCCCTTTCTGCGGAAAATATTTTTTGAACTGTGTGTATTGTTTTTGATGGTAATTAATGCCTCCAAAATACGTTCCAACCCAAATTCCGTTTTCTTTATCAATAGTTATAGAATACGCCGCATTATCTGAAATTGCGTATGGATCATTGTAATTTTTTTTGAGATTTACGCTCAACTTCGTTTTTAGATTATAAACATAAACCCCAGATTCGCTTGCAATCCAGAGTTCGTCGTTTCCTTTCTTTTTAAACTGGCGGACATAAACAGGTTTTTTTGTCGAAAATTCTAAACTCGAAGTTGTTTTGTTTTGAATGTTATAAAGTAAAACGCCGTCGTCTTGCGTTCCTATAACAATATTGTTTTGGTCTAAAGCATAAATAACCGTAATCCTGAAATTAGCAGAATTGGACGGAGGCATTACAGGAATATTTTCAAACGAAAGATTTTCTTCGGAATAGCGGTAAATTTTATTTAAGGAAGAAGCCCAGATCTGCCCGT includes:
- a CDS encoding aminotransferase class V-fold PLP-dependent enzyme — protein: MINEMDTILNTKPSELENYFSEFRENTIGVNHSFESIYGPQNILYADWIASGRLYFPIEDIMLRKIGPMIANTHSFSSQTGKASTYAYQHARELIKKHVNANESDCLVATGTGMTAALNKLQRIMGLRSQDNIFNVKINFDNERPVVFITHMEHHSNQVPWYETIADVVVLPCGKDNLVDPEILAEEIKKYENRTLKIGSFTACSNVTGIITPYHELAKIMHQNGGYCFVDFAASAPYVSIDMHPEDPEEQLDAIFFSPHKFLGGPGTCGILIFNEKLYQSSFPDNPGGGNVKCTNPWGGYHYSDAIEVKEDGGTPGFLQVMRTALCLELKNKMNVQNMKNREKELLDLCFLELQKIKGLTILGDLKTERIGCVSFTIENIHYNLIVRLLNDRFGIQVRGGWSCASTYAHFLLNIDEEKSTEITNGILQKNLTEKPGWVRVSLHPTMKNDELLFICKAVEQIVLNIQDWQKAYQYNPVTNEFDNLLVKETIEDDVKSWFSLA
- a CDS encoding bifunctional helix-turn-helix transcriptional regulator/GNAT family N-acetyltransferase, which translates into the protein MTTTTSKIRSFNRFYTSHLDLLSQHYLESDYSITEVRILYEISENKTITAQNITEILNLDKGYVSRILKRFLKDNLIKKASSPDDKRAFNIELSSLGKQLLSSLNAKVNEQIENKIENLNFFEKENLVNSMHTIKNLLSESKPLRSDIMYRHEIKPGDFGYIIYLHGIIYSNESNFSNEFEKYVVKTFYDFLENYSPDYDRIWIAEYNNKIVGCIAIQHQSKDEAQLRWFLLDPSFRGLGIGKKLLTDAVDFCREKKFKNVFLLTTNMQDKALEMYKIAGFKLTESTEVNQWGKTFKDERYDLDLA
- a CDS encoding class I SAM-dependent methyltransferase, which encodes MADKSKFLSSIFRHLDGLVTAPVAIAFKNKSVLEFILNKEKLTLSELTAAFNANEGYLNVGLRVLASQGFLDYEVDNQTQEITISVNEKTEIAFSLFHLYEDVVALLQLSIQFHPRLFEDIPFEKLNLIFEKYKTRYGIEPSADPLKNSIQEQILKHIEGYLIGPTIVRLAMNGMFHKYFMETSFRPEEFHKSPENFKKILDFFVHLGWFIEKNGNYQFTEAGLFFAKRASAYGVTVSYLPTFAKIEELIFGNPDVLRTAEGENELHVDREMNVWGSGGAHDTYFKVVDEILIKLFNLPIEEQPKGILDMGCGNGAFLQHIFEVIDRQTLRGKYLDEYPIFLVGADYNQTALKVTRANLIKADIWAKVIWGDIGRPDILANDLKENYNIDLKDLLNVRTFLDHNRIWQNPIHVNKNRVSKSTGAFAYRGKRISNNLVEDNLLEHLQKWSPYVHKFGLLLIELHTINPKLTAENIGGTPATAYDATHGFSDQYIVEIDVFNAIAAEAGLFPDKSVFKRFPNADTATVSINLLKGK
- a CDS encoding glutamine amidotransferase-related protein → MGGPQSPNTTLEECPHFNAAAEINLIQKCISAGKAVVGVCLGSQLIGEAFGAKVKQSPEKEIGVFPITLTKLGTEDEKINHFGTPLNVGHWHNDIPGLTPESKVLAFSEGCPVQIVSYSNLVYGFQCHMELTTEVVSLLIESEDDLVAASKKHKFVQNPETILAYDYSEMNAKLFEFLDKLTAAYKAQ
- a CDS encoding hybrid sensor histidine kinase/response regulator transcription factor, which codes for MRKFFLFVFFLIFSINFIEAQEYYFKHFQVEEGLSNNTVLTSLQDDDGFMWFGTKDGLNRFDGYRFKTYRSNADPIHSLGSNYIQSLHEYKGVIWVGTDKGLYQYDKKTDQFTVLNEAINDRINDINHDKNGNIWFISGNILYKYSTSKKETKTFNPNKYFIATSISRDANGQIWASSLNKIYRYSEENLSFENIPVMPPSNSANFRITVIYALDQNNIVIGTQDDGVLLYNIQNKTTSSLEFSTKKPVYVRQFKKKGNDELWIASESGVYVYNLKTKLSVNLKKNYNDPYAISDNAAYSITIDKENGIWVGTYFGGINYHQKQYTQFKKYFPQKGQNSISGSAVREIHKDDKGDLWIGTEDAGLNRFNPKTQIFTSYLPNGSKSSVSYYNIHALMPRKDKIWVGTFEHGLDVLDRNSGAVIKHYSANNPGSGLRSNFIFSFYVTKKDELIVITTMGLYVYNEQKDTFDTLKTFPETTHYTTYKEDSDGNLWAGSYRDGLFYYNPKTKKKEVFIYDYKNPNGISNNSINYIFEDSSKNLWFATENGLDLFDKKTRTFKKFTTKNGFPSNVVYSILEDDSKNLWLTTSKGLVKFGPDHKSIKIYTTANGLLSDQFNYASAFEDANGDMYFGNLNGMISFNPKNFTKNKYTPSIFITNLQINNKDIDANGNDSPIKQSISHIDELELDNSQSSFNLEFASLNYTAPELTEYWYKLENVNNDWVYLERNNKVFFTELAPGDYVFKVKSLNSFGVWSKEVELKIRILPPFWASSYAYFFYFLLICGSFYYIIRYSQNLTQIKNNRKIKHLNDEKEKEIYQAKIDFFTNVAHEIRTPLTLIKGPLEKLLVMEHKSPEVPQNLSIMKKNTSRLLKLVNELLDFRKSEIGGLKLTFVEANISSMVRNLHLRFSQLIEEREIEFELELGEKDIFAFVDKEAFKKILSNLMSNAIKYSTHKASITLFRDEKKLTLIVKNDGNLIPFHLKDKIFEPFFRVDNMDTTSGTGIGLSLAHSLTQLHNGNLQVIPDSKVNIFELVVPLRQEEEFMFYNEPEKEEVETESETVEIENKHEKTQLLVVEDNEDLLNFITTELAPFYTILKADNGENALKIIHNENIQLVISDVSMPVMDGITLCKEIKTNLETSHIPVILLTAKNSLKSQIDGLEVGADAYIAKPFSMDYLKVQVNNLIENRKQIMNYYASSPLSHIKSIAHNKTDEKFLKKLDEEILKNITDSDLSVESLAEIMNMSRSTLYRKIKDISNLSPNELINIVRLKRAAELLLNENYKMYEIAEMVGYKSQTSFGRNFQKHFTMTPSEYIAMNK